The Candidatus Binatia bacterium DNA segment GCAGCGCAACAGTGGAGTAAATCCACGCCACACCCGTGCCGAGCGCAATCAGCGTGTGCATGTTGGCAGAGCGATGTTTGAGCGCTTGCCAGGCGCCGGTGAAAAAATGCCAACCGCTATAACTGATCACGGCAAGCGCAGCGACTCCCATTCCCGCCCACACATACCAGAGACTATGGCTCTCGCGCGGAAACCAGTCGCGAAGGACGGGAAACAACCACGGGTAGCTCATAATCATCGTGAAGGTTCCGACCACGGCGCCGAACCACCATTTTCGCATGAGGCTGCGGTACTCGCGCTCACGCTCTTCGGCTTCCTCATCTTTTCCTTCCTGACCGGACGGTGCCCGCGAATGCACCGTTTTGTATTCTGCCGAGCTACTAGGTGAAGAGTTGTACATTGTTAGCTTTCGCCATTCCTCTCGTCACTTGACGGTTGAACAAAATTTAGCTCTCTACGTAGTTTTCCGGCTCTTTCTCGAACCGCACCTTGCATGAATTACTGCAAAAATAGTAAGTCTTGCCCTTGTAAACGGCAGTGCCTGCCGCTTCCTTCTCATTTACATTCATTCCGCAGACAAGATCTTTTGCCATAACGTTACCTCCTTTTATTTCTCACCGTTGGGCTGTATTGGGAGCATCTCGTTTCCGAAGTAATCCTAAAACTCTCCCATCGCAAAAGCAGGAGGGCTTCCGAAAATGCTCCGTGCGGTAGTAATGGATAAGCCGGTCGATCAATTTGGCCGGATCATCTTCGTACAAGACGCAAGCCCCCGTGTCTTTATTGCTGGCCCTGATAATGGTCTCCACAATTTCCGTGATCCCACCGGTGCCGGTCAGCACGCCGATCAGGCGGCCTTCGTCGTAAGCGATCGCCAGCTCGCCGAGCGTCCCGCTTCGCCCTCCTGCTATGACGATTATGTCGCATGAGCGAATGTTGGTGATCTCCCGGCCCATAAGGCCGCTGCCTGTATAGATGAGCAGATCGAATCCGTCCACGGGCGATCGGTACTTACTCCGGTGCTCGTCAATAGAGAGTCCCGGCGAAATGCCGACGACGAGTCCGCCTTTCGCCCTGGCGCCTTTGACCGCCTCGTATGGGAGTCCCGGACAACCCCCGGTGATAAGTATGGCGTCGCGCTCCGCGATGGCCTCGCCAAGGAGATACACCTTGCGGCGGACCGCATCGCTCACTTCGCCGCCGCTAGAACCCATGACGCCGATTGTGAGCTTCATGTAAACCTCGCCATGCTCTTCGCATCGTCAGATCGCGACCTGAGAAAGGAAACGCCCTCATTGTTCCATTGAAGCCCTGCTACTCCAGCTATCGTTATGAGAAGCCCGATGCCGTTGAGAGGACTGAGCGAT contains these protein-coding regions:
- a CDS encoding YHS domain-containing protein, encoding MAKDLVCGMNVNEKEAAGTAVYKGKTYYFCSNSCKVRFEKEPENYVES